The Anaerobacillus sp. CMMVII genomic interval CGGCGGCATGTTAATCCAAATTGGACTTGACCGTTATGGGAAAAGTCACTTCATTGATCGTGAAATGGTGAACCGAATTTCCGGTTTTTCGCTAGATATCTTAATTGTCAGTGCCTTAGGAACATTGTCATTAGCAGTTATTGGTGACAACCTTATTCCATTTTTACTACTAGCGGTTGTCGCAATTAGCTGGAATGTCTTCGCCTTCTTAGTATTAGCACCAAGAATGATTCCAGAGTATTGGTTCGAACGGGGAATAGGTGACTTAGGCCAAGCAATGGGGATGACAGCAACAGGTTTATTACTCATGAAGATTGCGGACCCGGATATAGAGACTCCAGCTCTCGAAGGCTTCGGTTATAAACAACTTCTATTTGAGCCATTAGTAGGTGGTGGTTTATTTACAGCAGCGTCACTGCCACTAATTTATCAATTTGGCCCAGTTGCCATTTTAATTGTTTCGGTGATTGTGACGACCTTCTTCTTGTTATTTGGACTCTTTTACTTTGGTGGGAAAAAAGCGAAGGCAACTTCTTGAATGTAGAATTGTAAGAAGTATTTTCAGAGAAGTTTAGATGCAAAAGGCCTGTGCATAAAAAAATGTTGCAGGTCTTTTTTGCTTTGTTGTGGATAAAAAAGGACAAAGTAGTTAAAATGGGTTAATGTAGAAGTTTAACTAATGAAAGAAGTGATTGAGGTAATGTATTATTGCTGTGAAGAACATGTTGATTTAGCGATCGATATCGTTGTTGATGAAAGAGAACTTGCTCCTATTATGGAGAAAATAGATCCGGAAAAAAAGTTGTCCACAACCTGTAACTTCTGTACTGAAAAGGCAATTTATCAAATAAGTGGATAAATTGCCTTTAACCTGTTGATATGTGGATAACTTTTGTGGATAACATTGAAAAAGTGGTGAATTAAGCTGTGAATATCTCTATTGTGACAGTTGGCAAGCTAAAAGAGAAATATTTAATTAATGGGATTAATGAATACATAAAAAGAATGGGCCCCTATGCAAAGATCGAAGTTATTGAAGTGCCAGATGAAAAAGCGCCAGAACAATTAAGTGACGCCGAAATGCAGCAAGTTAAAGATAAAGAAGGTGAGCGAATTTTGGCAAAGGTACCTGCTGACGCCTATGCCATTGCGTTAGCCATTGAAGGAGAAATGTGGAGCTCAGAAAAGTTAGCCAAAGAGCTAGATAAGCTTGCTACTTACGGCCGTAGTAAGGTCACATTTATTATTGGTGGCTCGCTCGGCTTAAGTGCCGCCGTCATGCAGCGTGCCGATGCAGCCCTATCATTTTCAAAAATGACTTTTCCACATCAACTGATGAGGTTGATTTTGGTTGAGCAGGTGTACCGCGCTTTTAGAATTAATAGGAATGAACCGTACCATAAATAGAGGGATTTTTTTGATTTCAAAAAAGATGTTTATAATGATTATTTATAAAAATTGACTGAAGACGCCAAACTAATATACTAGTTTGGCGTTTGTTATTTAAAGATAAGTATATGTGTGTTTTTTTAGTATTTGATGTCTAGCTCCAGCGCCCAGCCTCTCGAGGTCAAATAACCTGCCTAGGAAAAAGGACTTCACTTTTTCTTAGTTAAAAAGTGAAAAGGCACCCTACTTGTTCCTGCGGTTACTCGTCGCAAAGCTTGCAAAGAAGAATACTCAGGGTGTTGCTTGTCAGAACATTTGCTAGTTGGGGCTAAGCAGGGAAAAAGCACTACACTTTTTCCTAGGGCGCTTGCGCTTTTCTTATGATCTTACCACCTTTTGAAAACACTAAGAATATCTTAAGAACTGTATAAAGTGTTTATTAAGATTTTATTGATATTATTTTCTTATAACGAGCGATAAAGAGGTGATAAATGTTGAAAATTACATTTAGGAGTGAATTTCCATGAACATACTAGTTTGTGATGATGACAAAGCAATTGTCGAAGCGATAGAGATCTATTTAGAAAATGAAGGCTATAAAATATTTAAAGCTTTTAATGGAATAGAAGCAATAGAAGTAATCAGAGATCAAGAGATCCATCTTATTATTATGGATATTATGATGCCTAAGATGGATGGGATTAGAGCTACCATGAAGATTAGAGCAGAAAATAATATCCCATTGATCATGCTTTCGGCTAAATCTGAGGATTCAGACAAAATAATCGGACTAAATATAGGGGCTGATGACTATATCACCAAGCCATTTAATCCCTTGGAGCTGATAGCGAGGGTTAAATCTCAACTGAGAAGATATACAACCCTGGGAGGTCTTGAAACGAGGAGCAATGTATATCAGACTGGGGGACTTGTGATCGACGATGAAAGTAAAACAATCACCGTCGATGGGGAGGACGTCCATCTTACACCGGTACAATATAAGATGTTAAAGTTTCTGATTGAAAACGCTGGAAAAGTATTCTCAATCGAGGAGATCTATGAGAAGGTATGGAATGAAACGGCGCATAGTCCGGAAAATACGGTGTCCGTTCATATAAGAAAAATCCGAGAGAAAATAGAAATAAATCCGAAAGAGCCAAAATATTTGAAGGTGGTGTGGGGAGTTGGATATAAAGTTGAAAAAATATAGTCACTCAATCATAACAAAAATCGTTATTTTTATTATTGCGATCATCTGTTTAACTGGGGTCATGAAAGTGGTCGTAGAAGTAGAGATTGAAAATGATGCGCAACTTAGTAACGCTTTGGAAGATCATTATTTTCAAAGCTTTACATATGTACAAGAAAGTGCAAAACTCATCCGTAACCTCACTTCCCTAATAGAAGAATATAAGAATGAGGAACATATTTTAAGTGGTGGAACAATTGGTGAGGATGAATGGAGACGAGTTGAAGAAAACTTATTTTCAGATTATCAATTCCGTTCTAGAAATTATAACCATGAGTTAAGTGAAGAGGAAATTTATGAAACGTTTAAACAAGAATATGCAGACGAAATCACCCAGGCAAAGGATAAGTTGATTAAGGATGATTTAAAAGAGTATCATTTGCTCCTGCAAAATCTAGAAGAGTATGAGGTACCATTGTTTTATGCCAGTGATGGCAAAAATGTGTTTACAAACACTACTTTGATAGAAAAAATGCAGTTTGAAACCTACCCTGCTTATATGATATTTGAGGATTATAAACAAGAGATTTACCCAAAGGAAACGAAAGAAAATGAGTATTTATCTCGGTTAACACATCACCTAGATCGGTTGGATCCAGAAAACACGGTTGTTTATGTTGCCTTCACGGAGGAATTTTTAGATTCTAAAATAAAAGTATGGCAAGAAAACAAAGCAATTGGTACAAAAAAGTTATATAAACTAGTAGGATTTTTAATAGGATTTATTTTTTCATTTTCCTATCTCGTACTCGTAATAGGGCGAAAGTCGTTTAACGATCAAGAGTTACACTTGAACGCAATAGACAAGCTATACAATGAGATTAAAATAGTAATATGTATATTTCTTATACCAATTTGGTTGGAATTGGTAAAGGAAATCTATAGAAATATTGATATATTCCTCTTACCAATAACGGTTCCTTTTGCCATTCTTGGACTTGTACTGGTACTGTCACTCGTAAAACATTTAAAAAATAAAACACTTATCAAGCATACATTGATCTATAGTATTATTTATAAGTTAACTAAATTTGTAGGGGATGTATATAGTAGCGGTAATGTTGGCGTGAAGACGGTCTTAGTCGTAATAGGTTATCCTATACTAGTAGCGTTAACGTTTTTCATGTTCCCGGTAACGATTGGTTTAGCAGCCTGGTTTGCCTATAAAAGATTAAGTCCTTCAATGCAATTCAGGAAGGGGTAGAGACAATAAAGGATGGAAATCTTCATTATCGGATTGAAGTGGGTGGAAAAGGAGAGTTAGGAAGACTAACTTCGAATATTAATAGCATCACTGATGGATTGAAAAAGGCAGTTGATAGCGAACTTAAAAGTGAGCGGTTAAAGACTGAGCTTATCACCAATGTATCACATGATATAAGAACACCACTAACTTCCATTATTACCTATGTGGATCTACTGAAAAATGAGAAGGACCCATTAAAGGTAGAAAAATATATTGAAGTACTGGATCAAAAATCAAAAAGGTTAAAAATTTTAACAGATGATTTATTTGAAGCAGCAAAGGCTTCTAGCGGAAGTATTCCAGTTGATTTTGAGAAAATTGATATCGTCTCCTTGATAACTCAGGGGCTAGGGGAAGTAAATGACAAAATTGAGGCCATGGCATTAGATTTTAGGTTGAATCATCCTAAGGACAAGGTTTATGTTATAGCGGATGGAAAATTATTGTGGAGGTCCATAGAGAACTTATTATCTAATATATTTAATTATGCTCTCGAAGGATCAAGAGTATATATAGATATTGAGGATTTAGGAAGCGAAATACTTCTTACCTTCAAAAACATGTCAGCTGCTGAGTTGAATATCTCTTCAGACGAATTAATGGAGCGTTTTAAAAGAGGCGATGAATCCAGAACGAGCCAGGGCAGTGGGTTAGGATTATCGATTGCAAAAAATCTGGTTGAAATACAAAAAGGTAAATTTGATATTCAAATTGACGGAGATTTATTTAAGGCAATCATCTTTCTGCCAAAACATACATTTATTTGATTGATTGATAATATATGAAGGTTTGGAAGGAATAGGACATCTAGGGGATGTCCTATTTATCTTTATTGCTGAAAAAATAAATCAAAGAGTAAAAGGAGTGGCCAGAGTTGGCACCTCTTATATAGAAATAGCAGGTTAAATAGATATCGTGAACCGTACCATAAGTAAGTAAGCTTTTTTTGAACATGTTCGAGGATTTAGGTGTAGAGGGTCATACAAAAAAAGTCGCTATCGCTTTTAAAAGAAACTTTTTTTATTTATGGCTTATTTGGTTACTGCTGCTTCTTCATAGGGTGTATTCCTGATTAGGTAATCGGATGAACCTAAGGCAGCCGTAGCACCAGACCGATAAAATAATGATTTGTTTGTATACACGGTTTGTGCAATCTCCTGCAGCAAATACGCCTGGTACATTTGTAGCACCATGTCTATCTACTACAATTTCACCAAAGCCGTTTCGCTCAATAAATATTGTTTAACCAATCCGTATTTGGTACAAGTCCGATTTGACCGAATACACCGGTGTATTTTTTCTGTTTCCCGGTCCATGTAAGAAATATAGTTTACTTTTTCTTCTTCAGTAATTTCTATTGTCTGTGCATTTTTAATGACAGTTACGTTAGGTAGACTATAGAGAAGTTTTGTAGTACTTCATCTGCTTTGAGCTCTGGCATAAATTAAAGGACAGTTACATGTTTGCCTATTCCAGCCAGAGCAATGGCAGCTTCAATACGAGAGTTACCGCCACCAATAACAGCTACGTCTTTTCCTTCGAACAGTGGATCATCTCTATGAGGGCAGTAAGCTACACCTTTATTTTTAAACTTTTGTCTACCTGGTACACCAACATTACGCCAGCGGGCACCTGTAGAAATATTGACACTCTTACTTTTTAGGACTGCACCGTTCTCTAATTCAATTTCAATTAGTTCCTTTTTCTCGAGACGTTTCGCCCGTTGTCAGTTCATTAAATCTATGTTGTATTCCTTCACATGCTCTTCAAGGCTAGCTGCAAGTTTAGGTCCTTCTTAAATTTTTTAACGTAGCCTTACAAAAAATGAAATTCTTTGTTAAATAAAGCTCCTCTCGTAGACTGTGTTGTTTTATATCATCTATATTGGAAACGGCTGTTTTCATAAGTTTTATAAAAATTGAGTAGGAGGGGGTTAGTCGTCCCCTCCTACTCGATTCAGTATACCTCTTCAGTTTTAAATAACTATTTTACAAATTTGCCCTTGTATTGACAGATTAAATGATGACTGTTTAATTGTCCAAGTGCTTTTAAGTTTTTTATGGGGGTTCTATAATCAGGATTTTTCTTAAGTGCCTTCATAAAATGTTCATATGCTTTAGTATAATTTTGAAGGGATAAGTATGCTTCCCCAAGGTAATTTTCAATAGTATGATCTTTGTTAGTGAAGGATAAAAAGATTTGTTTAGCATCCTCAAATCTATTTTCAAATAGACCCTTCATTCCTTCAAAGAAGGCTCGATCCCATTCGTCTTTTATGAAAGGAATAGCGGCTTCGAAAAGGTTAATCCCTTCGAGGATCATTCCTCTTTTTGATAATGCTTCGCCAATTATCAATTGTGCCTTCAGCTGACTTTTTTCTTTGCTATCGTTTTCCCAATTGATTTCATTCAATACTTCCTGAAAAGTAACATTTCCTAAAATTTCTTGAATATGCTCTGCCAACTGGTCGTAGCTTATCTCTTTTGTCAAATTACTAGTGTGGCGTCTATAAAGATAAAGCGGTTCTTGAATGTGGTAAGATGCATACTTCGTAGCTATTTGCATAATAAATTCTGTATCTTCACCTATTTTATAGGGCTTAAATTGAAGTCCAGTAAGAACTTCACTTCGAAAAATAATTGTTCCATTGTTAAAGGGGGTTCCAACATTGATTAAAAAGGAAAAAACATCGTCTTGGTGAATATTACTTGATTGCCAGTACCCGATAGGTTGATTGAGTTCATTGATTAATAACATATCCGAATGAACAAATCCAATATCTCCGTGAAAGCACTCTAGTAACCTTTCAAATCGATTAGGTAATGAAAGGTCATCCGCGTCATGAAATGTAATAAAGTCTCCATTGCAATGTCTCAGACCTTCATTTTTTGCTGCTGCTACTCCTTTGTTTTCTTGCTTATAATATTGAATTCGATGGTCATGAAAAGATTTGATAATCTTTTCCGTATCATCGGTAGATCCATCATTAACAATAATAAGCTCAAAGGATCCTATCGTTTGAATTAGAATGCTTTCAATCGTCTCTTTAAGAAATGCCTCGCCATTATAAACGGGTAAGATGATGCTAACCATTTTTTAATACCCCTTCGTAAAAGGCTTTATTTTGCAGTACGCTAGGATTGGTAGGTTCAAAACCTCTTGCTAACTCATTATGTTCATAAGCTCTTTGGACATCTCCTAATTGCCAATAACATAAGGATAATTGAATGTGAGGAGTAGTTGTAGACAAAGATGAAAAATGGCCTGTTGTTTCGCCAATTTTCACAGCTTGTTTATACCAATAAGCAGCTGTTTTAAAGTCGTCTCGTATAAAATAGTAATAAGCCATTTCACAGCAATATTCTGAATTTATTGTTTCATTATCTAAAGATCTAATTTTCGCATACCCACTTAATAACCAGTCAATGGCATGCCCAAAATCAATCGCTACTTTATTTTCCTTAGCAAGCATGCCACATATTAAATTAGCTGGAATTCCCGCTGAAACTAAAGCAACATCGTAATCATATTCTTTTGTTCTTTTTACAACATCAGGGACTGCTTTCATTCCATTAACTGGGATCGTACCTACAATACTTTCATAGCCAAGTTTTTCAAAAAACGTTTTTCCTTGCTCCATTTTATTTCCTATTAATAATACTTTATAGTTGCTAAATATTTCATGAAGTAGTGTGGTGTAATGACATAACTCAAAATGAATATTTGAACTTGCTAAGTTCATTTTACTAAAATTCCACTTATGATATTTTGCTAGTTTGGTAAATAGGTTTTGAAACGTGGGAAATCTAGCTATTGGCATTCCTATTGCATCAGTACGTAATAACACTTCAGACAATTTATCACGTGTTTCATGATCAGGTAAGTTAACTCCTGCATACGCCAAAAACTTTAGCCTCGGCTCCTTTTCAATTTCTTCAGTAGAATACAATATATCATGTGCTAAAAAGAGTAACTCTCCATCTCCTAAGCGAACAAGTGAATAGCCACGACTCATGTTTAGAGCTTCTCTTATTTCATTGGCAATTTCTTCTGCATTTTTTAATTTAATTGTCTTATCTTTCAAAACTTCTAACCCTGCACTAATTATTTCCTCAATATTGTAAGGGAGATAGTGATACTTCTTTAGGTTATTTTCAACAAATCTATCTCCACCATGATAAAGCCCTTCAACAGCAAAGTTCTTTACATCTCCTTTTTCTACATGACCAAACTTTATAAGCCTTTCCCACTCCTCTTTCGAAAGATTATACATCTTCATCACCCCTTTTTTTATCGTTTCATGTAAAACAGGAATGTTGTTTTTGCCTATGATGGATCCTCCGCCTAGTACGATCAAATCATAATTATCTAAATCAAATTCTCTTGCAGGGTTTCGTATGGTACGATCCAACTCCAAATTTACATTTCCAGTCTTTTGATCAAGCTTTTCTTTGAAAAGAAGTCATCGCCAAGGTTTTTATGACCAATCCAACCTACATACAAAATTTTCTATTTTCCCAAAAGTGTTGGATTCTCTTTAAAGTAGTCTTTAAAAAAGTTTTTATTAAACACAACACTTGGATCATTCGGTATAAACTTCTCAGCCATTGTATTATGTTCAAATGATTTTTTCATATTTCCTGTTTCCCAGTAACATAACACTAACTGTAAATGTGGGAACCATGTGGAATATGCCGGTTTCTGAAATCCCCCATAATCTCTATGGTTTTTATTGACGGCAGTAGTAAACCAAAAAATAGCACTCTCATAATCCTTTTTCCCCATAAAATAACTACCTAGACGGCAGCAAACTTCAGGTCGAGGTTGATCATATTTGAAAGAACTACATAAGGCATTTATTTCTTCCTCCTTCTGACGCAGTTGACCATAACAGTCCGCCATATTGATACAAGCCATTATATCATCTTCAATCCAGCCCTTTTTAGTTGCTAAAAATTCTTCGTAATAAAGGGTGGCTTTTTTGTAATGTTGATTGTCTTTTAATTCATTAGCATAGTAGTATAAATCTCGAGGAGAGAATGGTTTACCTTCCTTTAGCTTGTTTTCATAAATTCTCAAGTTTCTTGCCTTATCTGTAGGGGTCTTTTTCTTTTCCCCCTTATTATGGGTGACTGCAATATCCGAATTTAAAACATTGCCAGCTATTTCTAAATATTCATGTACTATTCCATGCCATTTAAAGTTTTTTTCCCGCTTAACAAGACGATTACGACGGTAGCTGAATGTGGGATTCTCGTGCTCGTCAAAAGCTATGTGATAAAGCATAGATACAACATCAATAGAATGATCGAGATTTTTCTTTAGTGCTAATAGTTTATTAAGGTCCTCTTTTTAAGAATGTCATCGGCATCTAACCAAAGGATGTATTCCATCGTTGCGTGACTAAAGGCAAAGTTTCTAGCAGCTGAGAAATCATCAATCCATTCAAAATCTATAACCTTATTTGTATAGTTAGCTGCAACTTCTTTTGTCTGATCTGTTGAACCTGTATCAACAATAATGATTTCATCACAGGCTTCTCTAATACTCTTTAAACAGTTTTCTAAAACTTCTTCTTCATTTTTAACTATCATACATAGACTGATCGTTGACACAGTATCCCCCCAATTAAGGTATTAATTCGCATTCTAATGCACTATATTCTTGTAAGAATCTAACGTGAGGGTGTTTATAAGAAGTTTACTCAAAACAATATATTTCATCTTCATTTCAGTCACTCTATAACCTCCTAATAATAAAATGTAGAAGGTTACATTAAAGAAAATGGAGGGCAAAAGGTGATACAAGAATTAAAACTTAAAGAATTTAACAAAAGGTTAAAACGCTTGCCGCTAGCTAAGAAACAAAAGTTAATTACTAAAGAGTCATTTGAAGAACTAGATGACCTTCATGTTGTATATGTGATGAGTCACGTTGGAGTAAGTGGAGGCGTAAAAATTATTTTCGAACATGTAAATCGTTTAAAGAAGTTAGGAGTTCAAGTGTCAATCGTTTCCCATTTTGAAAATCCTGCTTGGTATCCGATTGAGGCAAACTATATCCAGGTCCCATTTGATATGGAACTTGCAAAAGGGATACCAGATTGCCAGGTAATTGTAGCTACGTACTGGGATCATATTCAATCATGTATTGATACGGGTATAGCTCCAGTTGTTTATTTTGAACAAGGGGATTTTCATATTTTTGAATATGAAATGATGAATGAAGTGTTAAAGAAATTTATTGATAAGCAGTTTCAATTACCTGAATTTATCTATACGGTTTCACATAGTACAGCAAAATATATTGAGGGCCATTATCACCGAAAAGCAAAGGTTATTAATAATGCTATTGATGAAACCATTTTTTCTGAACATATAGAAGCTTATCAGCATTCTAACCCTTATTTGTTAATGGTTGGAGCAGAATCAGCAAAATTTAAAGGGATTTCTGACATTATTCAAGCTTATGAACTCTTAAAAGAAAAAGGAATAGATATTGATTTAATTTGGATTACACCAGAAGATCCATCTGTTCAAATGAAGGATAGAGTAACAAAATATTTTATTCAGCCAAACCAGCAAACCATTGCAAACCTATATAAAGGAGCTACTGTATATATATCTGCCTCGCATTATGAAAGCTTTTCCCTGCCACCATTAGAAGCAATGGCTTGTGGGTGTCCAGTTGTAACCACAAATAATAAGGGTGTACTCGAATATGCACTGCATGAAGAAAATGCTCTACTATGTGAGAAGAAAAACGTAAAGGATATGGCTGCGAAAGTAGAACAACTGTTACAAGATAAACTATTAAAAGAAAAGCTTGTTCAAAATGGTCTTTTGACAGTAAGGAAATTTAACTGGAGCCAAATAACAGGGGAATTACTTGAGTATTATCGAGAAGTTTCAGGATTAGAAGTATGTCCAACATTTCAACTAGATGAATGGGAAATAACCTTAACAGAGGATATGTGTTTACAAAAAGGAGATTATGCTAAGTTATTAAAGTTCTTGCAGTGTTCTAAAGCAAATTTTATTCAGGTACCAGTTGTCTATAGTATAGATGGTTTTATCCAATTTGCCAGGTGGGAAGTCGTTGCTAGACGAAAAAAACTATCTATGAGTATTGACCTAGACCAATGCTATTGTCCTATTTTACCTTTCAACCACCTTTCGATCTTAAACGAAAAAGCCTATCGTTCATTTTATAAAAGGGAGTTTGAAGAGTCATACGCTGAATTCACAGACCTATATAATAAACAACAAGAACCAAAGCTTCAGGCAGTCTATTTTCGGTGGATGATTTTATGTTTATACCGTCTCCAACGAAAGTATGAGGCTAGGTCCAAAATAAGTAAATGGATTGAACACTATAAACACCCTTATTTTTCAGATTTTGATTTCCTCGAGATTCTTCTCGGTGGAAAAGAGAACTCAACTTTCTTTCGTAAAATATGCCTACTAGGAGATGCTACTTCATATCCTGAATTTATTTTTAATATCAAAGATCATGTAATAAATAATAGAATAACAAAAGAATAAAATTCATAGTACCCATTAAATCGCCATAAAGATGTAGTATCCTAAGGGCAATAACAGCAAGTTTGGCGGGCATCTTTTCTAACTTGTTTTTTGCCTAAGTAAGGTATGTTTTCTGAGACAACAAAAAAAGGCTAGTGAAGAGCAACAAAGTTTACGAAAATTGCCTTGAATAAAGAAAAAAGAGACAGTTTTTTAATAACGGGTTCGTTTTGAGGTAGAAAAACATATTTAGCAGTTAAATTTACAGTAGTTTTAACATCACTATTAACAGTAAATTAGCATTATAAAAAGCAAGGGAATTGGTAATTCCTTTGCTTTTTTTGTTCTCTATGCAATTTGGTGATTATTTCGATAGTTATTAAGGTTTATTGGATATT includes:
- a CDS encoding GT-D fold domain-containing glycosyltransferase — its product is MELDRTIRNPAREFDLDNYDLIVLGGGSIIGKNNIPVLHETIKKGVMKMYNLSKEEWERLIKFGHVEKGDVKNFAVEGLYHGGDRFVENNLKKYHYLPYNIEEIISAGLEVLKDKTIKLKNAEEIANEIREALNMSRGYSLVRLGDGELLFLAHDILYSTEEIEKEPRLKFLAYAGVNLPDHETRDKLSEVLLRTDAIGMPIARFPTFQNLFTKLAKYHKWNFSKMNLASSNIHFELCHYTTLLHEIFSNYKVLLIGNKMEQGKTFFEKLGYESIVGTIPVNGMKAVPDVVKRTKEYDYDVALVSAGIPANLICGMLAKENKVAIDFGHAIDWLLSGYAKIRSLDNETINSEYCCEMAYYYFIRDDFKTAAYWYKQAVKIGETTGHFSSLSTTTPHIQLSLCYWQLGDVQRAYEHNELARGFEPTNPSVLQNKAFYEGVLKNG
- a CDS encoding response regulator transcription factor, with product MNILVCDDDKAIVEAIEIYLENEGYKIFKAFNGIEAIEVIRDQEIHLIIMDIMMPKMDGIRATMKIRAENNIPLIMLSAKSEDSDKIIGLNIGADDYITKPFNPLELIARVKSQLRRYTTLGGLETRSNVYQTGGLVIDDESKTITVDGEDVHLTPVQYKMLKFLIENAGKVFSIEEIYEKVWNETAHSPENTVSVHIRKIREKIEINPKEPKYLKVVWGVGYKVEKI
- a CDS encoding CxxH/CxxC protein, which encodes MKEVIEVMYYCCEEHVDLAIDIVVDERELAPIMEKIDPEKKLSTTCNFCTEKAIYQISG
- a CDS encoding glycosyltransferase family 4 protein encodes the protein MIQELKLKEFNKRLKRLPLAKKQKLITKESFEELDDLHVVYVMSHVGVSGGVKIIFEHVNRLKKLGVQVSIVSHFENPAWYPIEANYIQVPFDMELAKGIPDCQVIVATYWDHIQSCIDTGIAPVVYFEQGDFHIFEYEMMNEVLKKFIDKQFQLPEFIYTVSHSTAKYIEGHYHRKAKVINNAIDETIFSEHIEAYQHSNPYLLMVGAESAKFKGISDIIQAYELLKEKGIDIDLIWITPEDPSVQMKDRVTKYFIQPNQQTIANLYKGATVYISASHYESFSLPPLEAMACGCPVVTTNNKGVLEYALHEENALLCEKKNVKDMAAKVEQLLQDKLLKEKLVQNGLLTVRKFNWSQITGELLEYYREVSGLEVCPTFQLDEWEITLTEDMCLQKGDYAKLLKFLQCSKANFIQVPVVYSIDGFIQFARWEVVARRKKLSMSIDLDQCYCPILPFNHLSILNEKAYRSFYKREFEESYAEFTDLYNKQQEPKLQAVYFRWMILCLYRLQRKYEARSKISKWIEHYKHPYFSDFDFLEILLGGKENSTFFRKICLLGDATSYPEFIFNIKDHVINNRITKE
- a CDS encoding glycosyltransferase, with product MVSIILPVYNGEAFLKETIESILIQTIGSFELIIVNDGSTDDTEKIIKSFHDHRIQYYKQENKGVAAAKNEGLRHCNGDFITFHDADDLSLPNRFERLLECFHGDIGFVHSDMLLINELNQPIGYWQSSNIHQDDVFSFLINVGTPFNNGTIIFRSEVLTGLQFKPYKIGEDTEFIMQIATKYASYHIQEPLYLYRRHTSNLTKEISYDQLAEHIQEILGNVTFQEVLNEINWENDSKEKSQLKAQLIIGEALSKRGMILEGINLFEAAIPFIKDEWDRAFFEGMKGLFENRFEDAKQIFLSFTNKDHTIENYLGEAYLSLQNYTKAYEHFMKALKKNPDYRTPIKNLKALGQLNSHHLICQYKGKFVK
- the rlmH gene encoding 23S rRNA (pseudouridine(1915)-N(3))-methyltransferase RlmH, with protein sequence MNISIVTVGKLKEKYLINGINEYIKRMGPYAKIEVIEVPDEKAPEQLSDAEMQQVKDKEGERILAKVPADAYAIALAIEGEMWSSEKLAKELDKLATYGRSKVTFIIGGSLGLSAAVMQRADAALSFSKMTFPHQLMRLILVEQVYRAFRINRNEPYHK
- a CDS encoding sensor histidine kinase, whose protein sequence is MEVGGKGELGRLTSNINSITDGLKKAVDSELKSERLKTELITNVSHDIRTPLTSIITYVDLLKNEKDPLKVEKYIEVLDQKSKRLKILTDDLFEAAKASSGSIPVDFEKIDIVSLITQGLGEVNDKIEAMALDFRLNHPKDKVYVIADGKLLWRSIENLLSNIFNYALEGSRVYIDIEDLGSEILLTFKNMSAAELNISSDELMERFKRGDESRTSQGSGLGLSIAKNLVEIQKGKFDIQIDGDLFKAIIFLPKHTFI